From Vigna unguiculata cultivar IT97K-499-35 chromosome 5, ASM411807v1, whole genome shotgun sequence, the proteins below share one genomic window:
- the LOC114183058 gene encoding serine/threonine-protein kinase rio1-like produces MAASGTEEAVCLISNVTHSLMENDVENKLNVHSEQQQHQQDEIEDEVEDEEVSSSLDSEIGDALDLLDSKDEDVGYSFFLNSRRPNSHGGHHHYFSTLQPRTNRNQRFSNRIRASPLEEWEGRMNVGMSNSVITAIRGSVRESAIGKTKTTDKADRATVEQAIDQRTRMVLYKMMNRGVFDDINGCISTGKEANVYHATKSGDQELAIKVYKTSVLEFKDRARFVQGDFRFRNGYCKHNKTMVEIWAKKERGNLMRLKAAGIRCPTPYLLRQNVLVMEFIGKSDWAAPRLKDAALSLDKLREGYVEIIIAMRTLYQKCKLVHGDLSEYNILYYEGHLYIIDVSQAVEHEHPHALDFLREDCVHVSDFFKKHGVAVMTIRELFDFIVDATIADDALDGYLEEMQRKILARGDVSVEDEIADSVFVQSFIPKTLDDVENAEEDVQRIRSWKDTKDLYYLTITGLKHALSLTRSSQQKSSATKDSSIISDDKSENLEDDAEVESDDDEEEDGESEALDHADKKAARKEGRKDNKKKVKEEKREARKTKVRKAVKKRKKKLGKARKTR; encoded by the exons ATGGCCGCCTCTGGCACAGAGGAGGCCGTTTGCTTGATTAGCAACGTCACTCACTCACTCATGGAAAACGATGTCGAAAACAAGCTCAATGTTCACTCAGAACAGCAACAACATCAAcaagatgaaattgaagatgaagTAGAAGATGAAGAGGTTTCGAGTTCTTTGGATTCTGAAATCGGTGATGCGTTGGACTTGTTGGATTCGAAGGATGAGGATGTAGGCTACTCCTTTTTCCTCAATTCGCGGCGCCCCAATTCTCACGGTGGCCACCACCACTATTTCTCAACTCTTCAACCTCGCACCAATCGCAACCAAAGGTTCTCCAACCGCATTCGAGCCTCACCCTTGGAG GAGTGGGAAGGGAGGATGAATGTTGGCATGTCTAACTCTGTGATCACAGCAATTCGTGGAAGCGTTAGAGAAAGTGCTATTGGGAAGACTAAAACTACAGATAAAGCAGACCGAGCAACTGTTGAACAG GCAATTGATCAAAGAACACGCATGGTTTTGTATAAGATGATGAACAGAGGTGTCTTTGATGATATCAATGGATGCATTTCAACCGGCAAGGAA GCAAATGTTTATCATGCAACTAAATCTGGTGATCAAGAACTTGCAATAAAAGTATACAAAACATCTGTTTTGGAATTTAA GGACAGAGCTAGATTTGTGCAAGGAGACTTCCGGTTTAGAAATGGATACTGCAAGCATAATAAGACGATGGTAGAAATATGGGCAAAGAAAGAAAGGGGGAATCTTATGAG GCTTAAGGCAGCAGGAATTAGGTGTCCTACACCATATCTTCTGCGACAAAATGTTCTGGTTATGGAATTTATAG GAAAATCTGATTGGGCTGCCCCTCGTCTTAAAGATGCTGCTTTATCTTTAGACAAGTTGCGGGAAGGCTATGTTGAG ATTATTATTGCAATGCGGACATTGTATCAGAAATGCAAATTGGTGCATGGAGACCTGAGTGAATATAATATACTATATTATGAG GGTCACTTGTATATTATTGATGTTTCTCAAGCCGTCGAACATGAACATCCCCATGCCCTAGATTTTCTGCGTGAAGATTGTGTTCATGTATCT GATTTCTTTAAAAAGCATGGTGTTGCGGTCATGACAATAAGAGAACTGTTTGATTTTATTGTTGACGCAACAATAGCTGATGATGCTCTGGATGGTTACTTGGAAGAG ATGCAACGAAAAATTTTGGCAAGAGGTGATGTATCTGTAGAGGATGAGATTGCAGACTCTGTATTTGTGCAG TCTTTCATTCCAAAGACACTTGATGATGTTGAGAATGCTGAGGAGGATGTACAACGGATAAGAAGTTGGAAGGACACTAAAGATTTATACTACCTCACCATTACTGGGCTTAAACATGCTCTGTCATTAACTCGGTCTTCACAGCAGAAATCAAGTGCCACAAAAGATTCATCGATCATTTCTGACGATAAATCTGAGAACTTGGAGGATGATGCTGAGGTTGAATCTGACGATGACGAGGAGGAAGATGGCGAAAGTGAAGCACTGGATCATGCAGATAAAAAAGCTGCTAGAAAAGAGGGTAGGAAAGATAATAAGAAGAAGGTGAAAGAGGAGAAAAGAGAAGCACGGAAAACTAAAGTCCGTAAGGCTgttaagaaaagaaagaaaaagttggGGAAAGCACGCAAGACTAGATAG
- the LOC114183056 gene encoding protein CELLULOSE SYNTHASE INTERACTIVE 1 isoform X1 has product MFCASSNVSQAWFGFVVFAYQTEIMVEDGDEVAVDARSTEDWLLHAQELVPVVLDKAREAKGFAGRWKMIIAKLEQIPSRLSDLSSHPCFSKNALCKEQLQAVSRTLGEAIELAELCMKEKYEGKLRMQSDLDALTGKLDLNLRDCGLLIKTGVLGEATLPLAVSSSVAESDVATHIRELLARLQIGHLEAKHQALDSVVEAMKEDEKNVLAALGRSNIAALVQLLTATSPRIREKTVTVICSLAESGSCENWLVSEGVLPPLIRLVESGSAVGKEKATISLQRLSMSAETARAIVGHGGVPPLVELCQIGDSVSQAAAACTLKNISAVPEVRQTLSEEGIVRTMINLLNCGILLGSKEHAAECLQNLTASNENLRRNVISEGGVRSLLTYLDGPLPQESAVGALRNLVGSVPETSLVSLGLVPRLVHVLKSGSLGAQQAAVAAICRVCSTTDMKKMVGEAGCIPLLVKMLEAKSNSAREVAAQAIASLMVVSQNRREVKKDDKSVPNLVQLLDPSPQNTAKKYAVSCLGSLSSSKKCKKLMISYGAIGYLKKLTEMDIPGAKKLHERLERGKLRTFFSKK; this is encoded by the exons ATGTTTTGTGCATCATCCAATGTCTCTCAG GCTTGGTTTGGTTTTGTTGTGTTCGCCTACCAAACCGAAATCATGGTGGAAGATGGTGATGAGGTTGCAGTTGATGCACGTTCCACAGAAGACTGGTTGTTGCATGCACAGGAACTTGTTCCCGTTGTTCTTGATAAAGCAAGAGAGGCCAAGGGATTTGCCGGTAGATGGaagatgatcattgcaaaattGGAACAGATCCCGTCACGATTATCAGATTTGTCAAGCCATCCATGCTTCTCAAAAAATGCTCTATGCAAGGAGCAGTTGCAGGCCGTGTCAAGGACGCTTGGGGAAGCGATTGAATTAGCTGAGTTGTGTATGAAGGAGAAGTATGAGGGGAAGCTTCGGATGCAGAGTGATCTAGATGCATTGACTGGGAAGCTCGATTTGAATTTGAGGGATTGTGGGCTTTTGATCAAAACCGGTGTGCTGGGTGAGGCTACTTTACCATTGGCTGTGTCAAGTTCTGTGGCAGAATCAGATGTTGCAACACACATAAGGGAATTGCTGGCGCGTCTTCAGATTGGGCACTTGGAAGCAAAGCACCAAGCTTTAGACAGCGTTGTTGAGGCCATGAAAGAAGACGAGAAGAATGTTTTAGCGGCTCTTGGTCGGAGCAACATTGCTGCTTTGGTTCAACTGCTTACAGCTACCTCTCCCAGGATAAGAGAGAAAACAGTAACTGTTATATGCTCGCTTGCAGAATCTGGTAGTTGCGAAAACTGGCTGGTTTCTGAGGGGGTTCTGCCACCTCTTATAAGGCTTGTTGAATCCGGCAGTGCGGTGGGGAAGGAGAAGGCTACGATATCGCTTCAGAGGTTGTCTATGTCAGCCGAAACAGCACGCGCAATAGTGGGGCATGGTGGGGTTCCTCCGTTGGTTGAACTTTGTCAAATCGGTGACTCTGTGTCACAGGCTGCGGCTGCTTGTACTCTGAAGAACATATCAGCTGTGCCTGAGGTGAGACAAACTCTGTCTGAAGAAGGGATTGTGAGGACCATGATCAATCTGCTTAACTGTGGTATTCTGCTAGGTTCCAAAGAGCATGCTGCAGAATGTTTGCAGAATCTCACTGCAAGCAATGAGAATCTAAGGAGGAATGTGATATCAGAAGGTGGTGTTAGGAGTCTTCTGACATATCTTGACGGTCCACTTCCTCAAGAATCCGCTGTCGGAGCGTTGAGGAATTTGGTCGGATCGGTCCCTGAGACATCCTTGGTCTCTCTGGGTTTGGTCCCCCGATTGGTTCACGTGTTAAAGTCCGGATCTTTAGGTGCCCAGCAAGCCGCGGTCGCCGCCATATGCAGAGTTTGCAGCACCACAGACATGAAGAAAATGGTTGGTGAAGCTGGATGCATCCCTCTCCTTGTGAAAATGCTTGAGGCCAAGTCAAACAGTGCTAGAGAGGTTGCTGCTCAAGCAATTGCAAGCCTTATGGTTGTGTCTCAGAATAGGAGAGAAGTTAAGAAGGATGATAAAAGTGTGCCAAACTTGGTTCAGTTGCTTGATCCGAGTCCTCAGAACACTGCAAAAAAATATGCAGTTTCATGCCTTGGATCACTTTCTTCAAGTAAGAAATGTAAGAAGCTAATGATCTCGTATGGGGCAATTGGGTATCTCAAGAAACTTACTGAGATGGACATTCCAGGAGCTAAAAAGCTGCATGAACGGTTGGAAAGAGGGAAATTAAGAACTTTTTTTAGcaagaaatag
- the LOC114183056 gene encoding protein CELLULOSE SYNTHASE INTERACTIVE 1 isoform X2: MVEDGDEVAVDARSTEDWLLHAQELVPVVLDKAREAKGFAGRWKMIIAKLEQIPSRLSDLSSHPCFSKNALCKEQLQAVSRTLGEAIELAELCMKEKYEGKLRMQSDLDALTGKLDLNLRDCGLLIKTGVLGEATLPLAVSSSVAESDVATHIRELLARLQIGHLEAKHQALDSVVEAMKEDEKNVLAALGRSNIAALVQLLTATSPRIREKTVTVICSLAESGSCENWLVSEGVLPPLIRLVESGSAVGKEKATISLQRLSMSAETARAIVGHGGVPPLVELCQIGDSVSQAAAACTLKNISAVPEVRQTLSEEGIVRTMINLLNCGILLGSKEHAAECLQNLTASNENLRRNVISEGGVRSLLTYLDGPLPQESAVGALRNLVGSVPETSLVSLGLVPRLVHVLKSGSLGAQQAAVAAICRVCSTTDMKKMVGEAGCIPLLVKMLEAKSNSAREVAAQAIASLMVVSQNRREVKKDDKSVPNLVQLLDPSPQNTAKKYAVSCLGSLSSSKKCKKLMISYGAIGYLKKLTEMDIPGAKKLHERLERGKLRTFFSKK; encoded by the coding sequence ATGGTGGAAGATGGTGATGAGGTTGCAGTTGATGCACGTTCCACAGAAGACTGGTTGTTGCATGCACAGGAACTTGTTCCCGTTGTTCTTGATAAAGCAAGAGAGGCCAAGGGATTTGCCGGTAGATGGaagatgatcattgcaaaattGGAACAGATCCCGTCACGATTATCAGATTTGTCAAGCCATCCATGCTTCTCAAAAAATGCTCTATGCAAGGAGCAGTTGCAGGCCGTGTCAAGGACGCTTGGGGAAGCGATTGAATTAGCTGAGTTGTGTATGAAGGAGAAGTATGAGGGGAAGCTTCGGATGCAGAGTGATCTAGATGCATTGACTGGGAAGCTCGATTTGAATTTGAGGGATTGTGGGCTTTTGATCAAAACCGGTGTGCTGGGTGAGGCTACTTTACCATTGGCTGTGTCAAGTTCTGTGGCAGAATCAGATGTTGCAACACACATAAGGGAATTGCTGGCGCGTCTTCAGATTGGGCACTTGGAAGCAAAGCACCAAGCTTTAGACAGCGTTGTTGAGGCCATGAAAGAAGACGAGAAGAATGTTTTAGCGGCTCTTGGTCGGAGCAACATTGCTGCTTTGGTTCAACTGCTTACAGCTACCTCTCCCAGGATAAGAGAGAAAACAGTAACTGTTATATGCTCGCTTGCAGAATCTGGTAGTTGCGAAAACTGGCTGGTTTCTGAGGGGGTTCTGCCACCTCTTATAAGGCTTGTTGAATCCGGCAGTGCGGTGGGGAAGGAGAAGGCTACGATATCGCTTCAGAGGTTGTCTATGTCAGCCGAAACAGCACGCGCAATAGTGGGGCATGGTGGGGTTCCTCCGTTGGTTGAACTTTGTCAAATCGGTGACTCTGTGTCACAGGCTGCGGCTGCTTGTACTCTGAAGAACATATCAGCTGTGCCTGAGGTGAGACAAACTCTGTCTGAAGAAGGGATTGTGAGGACCATGATCAATCTGCTTAACTGTGGTATTCTGCTAGGTTCCAAAGAGCATGCTGCAGAATGTTTGCAGAATCTCACTGCAAGCAATGAGAATCTAAGGAGGAATGTGATATCAGAAGGTGGTGTTAGGAGTCTTCTGACATATCTTGACGGTCCACTTCCTCAAGAATCCGCTGTCGGAGCGTTGAGGAATTTGGTCGGATCGGTCCCTGAGACATCCTTGGTCTCTCTGGGTTTGGTCCCCCGATTGGTTCACGTGTTAAAGTCCGGATCTTTAGGTGCCCAGCAAGCCGCGGTCGCCGCCATATGCAGAGTTTGCAGCACCACAGACATGAAGAAAATGGTTGGTGAAGCTGGATGCATCCCTCTCCTTGTGAAAATGCTTGAGGCCAAGTCAAACAGTGCTAGAGAGGTTGCTGCTCAAGCAATTGCAAGCCTTATGGTTGTGTCTCAGAATAGGAGAGAAGTTAAGAAGGATGATAAAAGTGTGCCAAACTTGGTTCAGTTGCTTGATCCGAGTCCTCAGAACACTGCAAAAAAATATGCAGTTTCATGCCTTGGATCACTTTCTTCAAGTAAGAAATGTAAGAAGCTAATGATCTCGTATGGGGCAATTGGGTATCTCAAGAAACTTACTGAGATGGACATTCCAGGAGCTAAAAAGCTGCATGAACGGTTGGAAAGAGGGAAATTAAGAACTTTTTTTAGcaagaaatag